The bacterium nucleotide sequence CCCATGTCCAAGTTCAGCATGCCTTACCGCCCGCTCGGCCGCTGCGGCGCCAAGGTTAGCGTCTTCGGCCTCGGCGGCTGGACCACCTACGGCGGCAGCGTCAAGGACGCCGAGACCATCCGAAAGATCATCGTCCAAGCCTTCGAGGCCGGGATCAATTTCTTCGATATCGCCGACGTCTATGCCCGCGGCGAATCCGAAAAGGCGATGGGCGAGGTGCTGAAGGAGTTTCCGCGCCATGAGCTGGTGATCTCGAGCAAGGTCTTCTGGCCGATGAGCGATGACGTCAACGACCGCGGCCTCTCGCGCAAGCACGTCCTCGAATCGGTCGAAAAGAGCCTGAAGCGAATCGGCACCGACTATCTCGACATCTATTTCTGCCACCGGGCCGATCCCGAGACGCCGCTGGAGGAAACCGTCCGGGCGATGGACGACTTGGTTCACCAGGGCAAGGTGCTTTACTGGGGCACCAGCGAGTGGAGCGGCCAGCAGCTGGCCGAGGTGAATCAGCTTTGCGGCAGCCGAAATCTCTACCGGCCCCAGGTCGAGCAGCCCCAGTTCAGCCTCTTGGCCCGGCGCCGGGTCGAGGAGGAAGTCCGCGACGTCGCCGTTCAGAATGGAATGGGCTTGGCGGTGTGGAGCCCCTTGGCCTCGGGCCTGCTCACCGGCAAATACGACCAAGGCCTTCCGCCGGGCAGCCGGCTGGCCGAGATGGAATGGCTCCGCGAATCGGTGATCACGCCGGAGCGCTTGGCCAAGGTGAAGCGCTTCAAGGCGGTGGCCGAGGAGCTCGGCTGCAGCCGGGCCCAATTGGCCCTGGCCTGGGCCGCCGCCCAACCCGGCATCTCCAGCGTCATCACCGGCGCGACCCGGCCCGAGCAGCTGGCCGAGAACCTCGGCGCCTTGAAAGTGCCCCTCGATGCTTCGGTCTTGAAGTCCCTCGATCAAATCTTTCCAGCGAAGGAAGAATTATGACCCAGATCCTCCTCGGCAAAGACTCCCAAAATCGCCCCGTCGCTTTGGAGCTGAAGATGGCCAATCGCCACGGCCTCATCGCCGGCGCCACCGGCACCGGCAAGACCGTGACCTTGCAGCGCCTGGCCGAAGGCTTCGCCCGCGAGGGCGTCTCGGTCTTCATGGCCGACGTCAAGGGCGACCTCTCGGGTTTGGCCGCCGCCGGCCAGCCCGGCGGCAAGATCCAGGCCCGGATCGAGGAGCTCAAGCTCGACTATCAGCCCCGGGCCTACCCGACGATCTTTTGGGACATCTACGGCCAAAAGGGCCACCCGCTGCGCGGCACGGTCAGCGAGATGGGGCCGCTGCTCTTGGGCCGGGTCTTGGATTTGAACGACACCCAGGAAGGCGTGATGCAGATCGTCTTCAAGGTCGCCGACGACAACGGCCTCCTGCTCCTCGACTTGAAGGACATGCAGGCCATGCTCAGCTTCGCCAGCGATCAGGCCAAGGAGCTGAAGGCCGATTACGGCAATCTTTCGACCCAAAGCTTGGGCACGATCCAACGGCAGCTTTTGGTGCTGGGCGAGTCGGGCGGCGAGATTTTTTTCGGCGAGCCGGCGATTCGGCTGGAAAACCTCATGCAGAAGGATTTTTCGGGCAATGGCGTGATCAGCGTCTTGGATTCCCAGCGGCTCATGCAGGACCCCAAGGTCTACACTTCCTTTATGCTCTGGCTGCTCTCCGAGCTCTTCGAGGCTTTGCCCGAAGTCGGCGATCTGGACCGGCCCAAGTTGGTCTTCTTCTTCGACGAGGCCCATCTCCTCTTCAACGGCGCGCCCAAGGCCCTGCTCGAGAAGATCGAGCAGGTGGTGCGGTTGATCCGCTCCAAGGGCGTCGGCATTTATTTCATCACTCAGAACCCGATGGACATCCCGGAGAGCGTCTTGGGCCAGCTCGGCAATCGGGTCCAGCACGCGCTCCGGGCCTTCACGCCCAGCGACCAAAAGGCGGTGAAGGTGGCGGCCCAGACCTTCCGGCAGAACCCGGCGATCGACACCGAGAAGGCCATCACCGAGCTGGGAGTCGGCGAGGCCCTGGTCTCGCTGCTCGACCTCGAAGGCCGGCCGGCGCCGGTCGAGCGGGTCAAGATCGCGCCGCCCGAATCGCGGGTGGGCCCGCTGAGCGACGCCGAGCGGGCCGAGAAAATCTCCCGCTCGCCCTTGGCCGGGGTTTACGACAAGCTGGTCGATCGGGAGTCGGCCTATGAGCTGCTGAAGAAGCGGCAGGAAGAGGCTTCTCAAGCCCAAGCCGAGGCCGCGGCGGCCAAGGCCGAGTCGAAGACGGCGCCCCGGTCCAGCAATCGTCAGGGCTACGGCGAGGCTTTCATCAAGTCGGCCACCCGCAGCATCGGTTCCCAGCTCGGCAACCAGATCATCCGCGGCGTCCTCGGCTCGATCTTCGGCGGCGGCAAGCGCAAGAGCGGCGGGCTCGGCGGATTATTCTAGCCGGTCCCGGCGTCATCCTGAGCCAAGCGAAGGATCTGCGACTGGCCTAGGTTTTTTGAAAGACCTAAGCTTCTTCGTGTATTCGGAGGGATTCCGTGGCAACGAAGGAGCTTTGGGTTCTCATAGTTCCTGGCAGGTCGTAGATCCTTCGCCCCAGTCTCGCTTGAACCTCGCGGCGCTCGACTGGGGCCCCCGCTCAGGATGACATCTTGCTCCACGATGACCGGTTAAAGAAACCTTCCCTTCAACTCCGGCGTCGGCAGGGTGCAGGAGTCCTTTTTCCCGAACCAACGGTAGCGGTTGCGGGCGATCCAGGAATAGATCGGGTCGCGGAGGAAGCGCGGGATCAAGATCCCGGCGTACAGCAGCCACCAAGGGAAGCGGAGCCGCCGGGCGATCCGCAAGGCCGCCGTCGAAGTGGCGAAGCACTCCTCATTTTCCAGTAGGACGATCGAATCGCCGGCCCTGGCCCGGCATTCGGCCGGAATCATTTTCGCGGCGGCCTCCGACTGCAGCGAGGCGAAGCGAAAATAAGCTCGGGGATCGCGGTCGATGATGAAACGAACCGCGGCATTGCAGAGATTGCAGACGCCGTCGAAGAAGACGATCCCGGACATGCCGCCATTCTGGTCCGAGCGCCAAAAAAAAGGAAGGCATCCTTTGGGGATGCCTTCCTCGAATGGAAATCGATCGGCTACTCAGCCCGGCGCAGCCGCCGATAGGCCAGGGCGCTGCAGCCGGCGAGCAAGGCCAAGAGGGCCGGACCTGCGTTCGGCGCGGCGCTTTCGACCAAGGCGCAGCCGGTCCCGTTGAGCAGGAAACCGGGCGTCGCCGTTGGGGTGGGCGTCGGGGTCGGCTCGGGCAATTGGAACTCGAAGGCCCCGCGGTCGCAGATCGCGGTGGCCAGGCCGGTGGCGTTGACCGGCCGGGTTTCGCCGCGTTGATCGCGGGTCAAGAGAGTGCCGGCATTGTCGGTGCAGCCGTCGGGGTTGGCGGTATCGATGGCCGGGCTGCCGACGAGCAAGGCGTGGGTGAAAGTCGGGCCGCCGTTGTCCTGGAGCGGGCCCAATTGGGGATCGATGCCGGTTTGGTCGCCGGTGGCGGTAAAGCCGACGCAGCCTTCGGTGTCGCCGATCAGGTTGTAGCCTTCGGAAAAGAATTCAGCCGCGCAGTCGGGGCTGGAGTCGCCGGCCTGATTGTTGGCCAGAATGCTGTTGGCCATGGTGAGGAGCATCGAGGGAGGCTCGCCCACCGGCTGGATGACGAGAGTCAGGATTCCGCCGCCGACGCCGTCGGTGCTGTTTTCAGCGATGGTCGCGTTGTTCAAGTGGAGGCCTTCGACGCCGAGCTGTCCGAGCTTGATGGCGGTGACCGGGGCAGGCGCCGCCGGCGTCGGAAGCGCCATCGCGATGCCGCCGCCGCCGTTGGGCGCGAAGTTGCCGCTGATGGTGCTATTCGCGATCAGGAGTGACGAGGTCGTGTCCAAGGCCACGCCGCCGCCGACATTGACCGGATCGACCGTGCCGAAGGCGCAGACGCCGCCATCGGCCCGGTTTCCGCTGATCGTGGAGTTGGTCACGGTTGCCCGGCCATCGATGGCCAAGCCGCCGCCGACGCAGGCTCCGCTGTTGTTCGAGATCGTCGTCGCGTCGATGAAAAGATTGCCGCTCTCGGAGGAGATCCCGGCGCCAAAGACAGCGGTATTTCCATCGATCACGGAATTGCCGATCCGGACCTCGAGATCGGTGAAGCTTTCGAGGCCGCCGCCGCTTTCATTGGAGATGTTATTCGAGATCTCGGAATCGTCGATCACGACTTGGGCGAAGGCGTTGAGGATGCCGCCGGCGTCATCGTCGGACTCGTTGTCGACGACCCGGACTCCGTTGAGGGTGACCAAGGTGAAGGTGCCGTCGAAGACGCCGAGCTTGGCGGTCAAAAGCTCATTGTTCGAATTGCCCTCGATGCGGATGCCGCCGCCGTCGTCGCTTTCCAAGCCGTCCCGGACGGTCACGCCATTGATCGTGACGTTGAGGATTTGGCCCAAGGGATTGATGTCCAGGACCCGCTCGGGCTCGCCGTTGTCCTGAAGGCCCTGGGCGCTGATCGAGGTGGTGTCGGCGCCGGCGCCGTTAAGGGTCAGGTTGGCCAGGACGTCGAGGTCGCCGTTGCCGTTGTTGTCGTCGAAGCCGGTGAGGCTCAGGACGTAGCTGCCGGCCGGCAACTCGACGGTGTCGATGGTTCCGGTGCCGGCGGTGGTGCAGCCGCCGAGAACGCTGTCCTGGTTGACCGAGGCGATGGCCTCGCGCAGCGTGCATTCGGGCGTGTCGATGACGTCGGCCTCGGTGTTGACGGTGATGCTGGCGGCTTGGGCCAGGGCTGAGATGGAGGTGGCGGCCAAAAGACCGGCTAAAGTTCCGAAAATTCGCTTTCGCTTCATGAGATCTCCCTTGGATTGAGCCCTTGTCCTGTGGGGAGAAACACTAATGGGAAATCGCTTGGCTTGGCAACGGGTTTGTCAGTAATTTCAATGACCAATGGGAAGAAACCGGTGCGGCAAATCCTGGGCGATGGTCTTGGCCGGTCTTGCGGCCTTGGCGGGCCGCCCGGCCCTCGCCGCCCCGGAACCCCTGACCCTCAAGCAGGCGCTTCGCTTGGCCCAAAACCGCCACGTCGAGGTCCTGGTCGCCGACCAGCGGGTTCAAGCCGCCATGGCCCGGATCGGTCAAGCCAAGTCGGTCTTGCTGCCCAACTTCGACGTGACCGCCTCGCAGTACCGGCGGACCGTCAACCTCGAGACCTTCGGCATCGACCCCCAAATTCCCGGCTTCACTTTCGATCCCAAGCCTCCGCCTTTCAACGTCTTCGACGCTCGGATCGCCTTGCGCCAAACCCTCTTCGATCTCTCGGCCCTTCGTCAGCTGAAATTGGCCAAGCTCGGCACCCGGCTCAGCCAAGAGGACCGGCGCCGGGCCGAGGCCGACGCCTTGGCCTTGACCGCCACTCTCTATCTCGAGGCCCAAAGCGCCCAGCGAACCTTGGAAAATACCCGGGCCCTGGTTCGGCGCGAGGAAGCCCGCTACCGCTTGGCCGGCGCCGAGCGCGAGATCGGTTTGGGCTCCGACTTGGCGGTGACCCAGTCCCGTGCGGCCTTGGCCGCGGTTCGCAACCAAGTCGCCGGTGCCGAGCGCGACGCCGAGGAAAGGCGGCTCGACTTAGCGGCGGCTTTGGGTTTGCCGCCGGAGCAGGCGATTCGCTTTCCAGGCTCGGTTTCGCTGGGCCCGGTGGCGGCGCCCGGCGAGGCCGAGATCCAAAGCTGGATCGACCAACATCCCGACCTAGCGGTGGCTCGCCGCCAAGTCGATTTGGACCGGCAAGACCGGAGCGTCGAAAAGGCCGACTATTTTCCGAAAGTCGTCGGCGCCGCCGACTACGGCGCCAGCGGGCCCGATCCGGCCAATGCCACCGACACTTACAATTTCGGCGCCGGCCTTTCGATTCCGCTCTACCAAGGCGGACTTCGCGAAGCCCGGATTCGCGAAGCCTCGGCCAAGCTGCAGGAGAGCGAGCTGCGCTTGGAGCAGCTGCGCCGCGACCGCGAGGCCGATGTCCGCTCGGCCCTGGCCGCGCTCAAGCAGAGCATCGAGGCCCAGCGAGCGGCCCGGGCCGGCCTCGACCAAAGCCGGGCCGCCTTGAACGTGAGCCAGGCCCGGCGGGAGAGCGGGCTGGGCAGCGAGCTCGAGGTGGTCGAGGCGCGCCGCGAAGTCATCGCCTCCCAGGAAAGCCTGGACCAAGCCGACGCCGCCTATCGCCTGGCCTGGGTCAATTTGGAACATCGGCTGGGCCGAATGCAGGCTTGGCTGGAGGAGTTGCCCGATTCATGAAAAACCCGCGCGTCAAACTCTCGCTTCTCTTCCTTTTGCCGGCCCTGTGCTTGGCCTGTTCCCGCAAGGCCCCGGAGAACCTGATCCAGCTCTCGGGCACTCTCGAGATGACCGAGCACGGCGTCGGCGTGCCGGTGGCCGGGCGCCTGATCCAAGTGGCGGTGGACGAGGGCGACGAGGTGAAGCAGGGCCAAGTCTTGGCCCTCACCGATCGCTTCGACTTGGCCGAGCGGGAGTACCAGCGCCAGGAGCTGCTCCTGGCCCGCGGCGGCGGCAGCCGCCAGGCGGTGGAGCAGGCCGAGATGGCGATGCGCGACCAAAGGGTGATCTCGCCGATCGATGGCGTGGTGCTGACCAAGGTCCACGAAAGCGGCGAGGTGGTCTCGGGCAATTCGCCGGTCTTTATTTTGGGCGACCGCAACCGGATGTGGGTGCGGGTTTTCATTCCCGAGGGCCTCGTCAGCCGGATCGAGATGAATCAGGAGGCGACGCTTCACTTCGACGGTTTGGCCGAGGAGTTCAAAGGTCGAGTCACCTTCATCGCTCCCCGAGCCGAGTTCACCCCGCGCAACGTCCAGACGCCGGAGGAGCGGGTGACCCAAACCTTCGCGGTCAAGATCGCCCTCGAAAACCCGCCTCAATACCTGCGGCCCGGCGTCTCGGCCGAGGTCGACCTGCCGATGCGGCCGGGAGCGGCGCCATGAGCGAGCAGATCGCCATCGAGGCCAAGGGCCTGACCCGGCGCTTCGGCAAGCTCACCGCGGTCGATCACATTAGCTTCGCGATCCGCTACGGCGAGATCTTCGGCTTTCTCGGCTCCAACGGCTCGGGCAAGAGCACCACGATCCGGATGCTCTGCGGGATCCTCGAGCCGAGCGAGGGCACCGCGATGGTCGGGGGCTTCGACGTCAACCGCGACCCCGAAAAGGTGAAGACCGCGATCGGCTACGTTTCCCAGCGCTTCAGCCTCTACAGCGATTTGACCGTGATGGAGAATCTCAAGTTCTACGGCCGGATCTACGGCTTGTCCCGCGACAAGCTCAAGGAGCGGATGGAAGCGGTCATCGAGCTGACCGGCCTCGATCCCTACCGTGAACGGCTGGCCGGCGACCTTTCCGGCGGCTGGAAGCAGCGGGTGGCGGTGGCGGCGGCCATGCTCCACGAGCCGCGGATCCTCTTCCTCGACGAGCCCACCGCCGGCGTCGACCCGATGTCGCGGCGGGCGCTTTGGGAAGTGCTCTACCAGCTCGCCGATAGCGGAGTGGCCCTCTTCGTCACCACTCACTATATGGAAGAGGCCGAGCGTTGCAATCAGATCGCCTTCATCAGCATGGGACGGCTCCTGACCATCGGCCAGCCGGCCCAGCTCAAGGCCAACAATCCGGGCCAAGTCATCGAGGTCGAATGTCAGCCCCTGATGAAGGCCTCCAAGGTTTTCGAAAAGCTGCCGGGCGTGACCGAGATCACGGCTTACGGCACGACCCTTCATCTCAACGTGAAAAGCGCCGAGGCGGTCATCCCCGAAATCCGGCAAGCCGCCGCCGGCCAAAATATTCGGATCAGCCGTCTCGAAACGGTGCCGGCGGCCTTGGAGGACGTTTTCGCGATCCTATCGGAGTCGGAGGATGCATAGGATCCGGGCCATCATCTGGAAGGAGTTCGTCCAGCTCTTCCGCGATCCCAAGACCCTGGCCTTGATCGTCTTCATGCCGGTGATGCAGCTGATGATCTACGGCTACGGCATCGACACCGACGTCAAGCATCTGAGCACCATCGTTTACAATGAAGATCAGACCCCGCTCAGTCGCCGTTTGGTCGAGGCCTTGAGGGAAAGCGCCTATTTCGACATCAATTATATCGGCCAGTCCGAAGCCGATTTGCGGCGGGCTCTCGATTTGGGCAAGGTCAAGGCCGCCCTCCACATTCCGCCGGCCTTCGCCGAGCGGCTCCTCAGCGGCAAGGGCGCCGAGCTGCAAATGCTGATCGACGGGACCGATTCCAACCCGGCCAACACCGCGCTCAATACCGGCCAGGCCATCGTCAGCGCTTTCCTCGACCGCGAGGGCCTGATCAACGCCGCGCTCCTGCCGATCGATTACCGCCCCCGGATGTGGTACAACCCCGACTTGAAGAGCTCCTACTTCCTGGTGCCGGGCGTCGTCGGCTTGCTTCTCATGCTGCTGATCCCGATGATCACCAGCTCGGCGGTGGTGCGGGAGAAGGAGCGGGGCAACCTCGAGCAGCTCCTGGTCACGCCGATCCGGCCCTACGAATTGATCCTCGGCAAATTGATTCCCTATCTCTTGGTGGGCCTGGTCATCGCCGGCACCGTGCTCGGCACCGCCCATTTCCTCTTCGGCATTCCGCTGCGCGGCAGTCCTTGGTTGCTCTTCAGCCTGACCAGCCTTTACATGATGGTTTGTCTGGGCTTGGGCCTGCTCGCCTCGACGGTGGCCGAGAATCAAATGCAAGCCTCCCAGATGATCATGTTCTTCGCCGCTCCCTCGATCCTGCTTTCGGGGTTTTTCTTTCCCCGCGAGACCATGCCCAAGGCGATCTATCTTTTGGGCAACGTCATCCCACTGACCTTTTTTCTTCGGATTATCCGGGGGATTCTGCTGAAAGGCCTGAATTTGGCCGACCTTTGGCTGGAAGTTTCGGTGCTGACGTTCATGGCCGTGACGGTCCTGACCTTGAGCGTGCTGAAATTCCACAAAAGGCTTTCTTGAATTGCTTGGTATCGGGTCGGTTTTTGGGGCATCATTCTTGGGAATGTCCAACCACAGGAGATGACCATGGATAAGCCCTTCTTGACCGACGTTCAAACCCTCCGCAAGCGCGCCCGCGAGCACATCATGCAGGGCGCGGTGACCCCCGGCTACAAAGGCGACCGCGAAACGGTGATCAAGCTGCTTAACGAGGCCTTGGCCACCGAGATCATCTGCGTCCTCCGCTACAAGCGGCACTATTTCATGGCTTCGGGGATCAACGCTCCGATCGCGGCTCAAGAATTCCTCGAGCATGCCAACGACGAGCAGACCCATGCCGATCAAATCGCCAAGCGCATCGTCGAGCTCGGCGGCGAGCCCAATTTCAGCCCCGAGGGCTTGGCGACCCGCAGCCATGCCGAATACGTCGAGGGCAATACCCTCATCGAAATGATCAAGGAAGATTTGGTCGCCGAGCGCATCGCGATCGACAGCTATCGCGAGATGGTCAATTACATGGGGACCAACGATCCGACCACCCGGCGTTTGCTCGAAGGCATTCTCGGAATGGAAGAAGAGCACGCCGACGATCTGGTGAACTTGATCGAGAAGATCGGCGCCTGATCATTAGATGATCTTATTCCAATTCCTTGCCAGTGCGGCCATGATCTGGCTCGCCGCGAGATGGCTCGTGAGGGCCTCCGACAAAATTGCCAAGATCACGGGCCTCGGCCACCTGTTCGTGGGCAGCCTTTTCTTGGCCGCGGCCACCTCGGCTCCCGAGCTTTTCGTGGATATTGAGGCAACCCGGAGGGGGATCCCGGACCTCGCAGCCGGCGACCTCCTGGGAAGCTCGCTGGTTAATCTCATCATCCTCTGCGCCTTGAGCCTGGTTTTTTGGCGATCTGTCGATTGCCGGATGTCCCGCCAGAGCCGGCTGTCGGCCGGGCTAGCCGCCATTCTCACGGCGGAAGTAGGGTTCTTCATCTACCTCCAAACCGGTCTCGGCTTACCGGGCTTCAGCCTTTCGGGAGCGGTCTTGGTTCTCACTTACTTGGTGGGACTTCGGGCGATCTTTGAGAAACCTCGCGGCGTCGAGGAACCCGATGCGACTAATACCCCGAAAGCCAAGCTCTTGATCCGGCCCATGATGGGCTTCATCTCGGGAGCAGTCTTGATTTTCTTCGCTTCCCCTTATTTGGTGACGTCGGCCCAGAAAATTGCGGAGCTCACGGGACTGGGCAACACCTTCTTTGGGACGAGCTTGTTGGCATTCACCACGTCATTTCCGGAATTGTTTTCATCCCTTGCGGCCATTAGGGCCGGTCTCTTCCATTTAGTGGCGGGCAACATCGTGGGAAGCAATTGTATCAACATGCTGATTTTTGCCGCGATGGAGGGGATATGGACTCAGGGAAGTCTCTGGGCTCATCTCTCGCGGAATCATCTTCTCGCCGCCGGATTCGTGATCCTCAGCATGGCGCTGTTGGCGATCCCCGGCGCGGCCGCAGTAAAATCGAGGCGGAAGCTCGATTACGCGCGGGTATGGTCGATTCTAATCTTCAATCTCGGATGTTACCTGATCCTCTACCTCTGGAGTTCAGCATAATTTTGCTGGTTCGGCCGCTCGCCGCTTCATTGGTTGCTCCTTATTTGGCCGAGGCTGCCATCTCATGAGCCCAGGCCAGGGTTTCCATGGTCTCGCGGTTCTTTCGGATCTCGGCCTCGGCTTCGGCCAAGCGAAGCGCTTCCGGGAAATCGGCCGGGTCGGCCCGGTTCAACAGCAGATGGACCATCTCGCCGCGGTGGCCGTAAGGGTTGGTCTCGAGGTCGAGTCGCATTTGAATCTCGGCCTCGGCCCACAAAGCCTCGGCTTCGGCCCGCCGGCCGGCGGCGGCCAGAGCGGCGCCCAAATCCACTCGGAAAGAAGGCTCGGGCAGGATTTGATAGGCCCGGCGGTACAGGCTTTCGGCTTGCTCGAGATTTCCCGCCTTGGCTTCCAGCTCGGCGAGCAAGCCCATCGCCAAGGGGGTTTCGGGTTGGATGCGGAGGGCTTCGCCGAGCAGGAAGCGGGCGGTTTTCAAGTTTCCCTGGCGGAGATAATGGCGGCCGAGCAGGCTCCGCACCCAGGCCGAGCCTTCGCGGTCGCCGAAATCTTCGGAGCGAATCGCCTTTTCGAAATCGGCCAGGGCTTCGCGCTCGCGCCCGTCCTCGAGTGCGAGCAGGGCCCGCATCGTCAAGGAAGGCAAGCCCGGGAAACGCCGAGCCAAATACTCGGCGTCTTCCCGGGCCGCATCGGTCCTGCCCAAGGCCAAGTTGGAGCTGACTTTGACGGAGATCGCCTGGGGGTTTTGGGGACTCTCCCGGAGGATTTGCTCGGCCAAGGCCAAGGCCGTGGGAAAATCATGGCGGTCCTGGGCCAGTTGGGCCAGGACCAGCCGGGCCGCCGGGTTGAAGTGAGGCAGCAAGGCCAACGATTTCTCGGCGGCGACGCGGGCTTGCTCGAGCTTGGCGCCATCGCCGCTGCGCTTGCCGGCTTTGCGCTGAGCCGCGGCCAGACCGGCCCAGTGAGAAGCCGAACCGGGCTGAGCTTGGACTTTTTGCTCATAGTGTCCGAGCTCCACTTCGGCCGAATTGGCGGTGGCCGAAACCGAGTAGCGGTACTTCATCCAGTCCTGGGGACGATCTTGGGAAGTGAAGATCGAGCCGAGAAACAATCCACCCAAGCTGCCAAAGGTCAAGGTCGACCAAATGAGGAGCTTTTTCCGCGCGGGCGTTTTCATATTTCCTCCTAGTTGGCCGGAGCCAAGAACGGGAAGGTCGCTTCGGTGCCGAAGGAGCTTTGGCCGTTCAGCAATTGATGACCCTGGGCGATGTTGCCGGGCTCGCCGGCGTAGGAGACGTTGTCGGTGGTGATGCCGCCGCTGGTGACGACGGTCAGAACGACGTCGATGACGTCGTCTTCGAGCTTCCGACCGGCCACCGGGCTGCCCACGGCATTGAGCGAGTTGGCGAAGGCCGAGGTCCCGACCGGGCTGGCCACGGTGGTGTCGATGCGCATCACGTCGGGCAGGAAAGCCGCGGCGGTGGCCGCCGGATCGGCGTTGCCGACCGCGACGAGGGTCGCGACGGCTTCCATTCGCACCGGCGCCGCGGCGTCGCTCAAGTCGGCGCTGGGCGGGATGCTGTTGAAGGCGTTGAGGAAGTCATTGCTCAGGATCAGGCCTTCGTTGATCGCCGGGCGGGCTAGCCGCTCGACTTGGACGAAGTTGGTCATGGCCGGCGGATTCGGCGGGTTGTTGCCGTTGCCGCCATTCATGTTGTCGTTGCCGCCGTTTCCGCAGGCCGCGAGGCCGGTGGCGGAGGCGATGAGCAGGCCGAGAAAGATATGGCGCGAATTCATTTTTTTCTCCTTTCGCTTTGATTCCTTAAGGGACGGTGATCATGTCCGGAACCGAGATGGTTTCCCAAACGTCGAAGGTCGTGGCCCCGCTGCTTCCGGCCAGGAAGTCGATCGGAACCCGAACCACGATGGTGTTGACGTTGTAGCCCTTCGCGAAATCGACGGCTTCGGCCGCC carries:
- a CDS encoding DUF4331 family protein, with amino-acid sequence MNSRHIFLGLLIASATGLAACGNGGNDNMNGGNGNNPPNPPAMTNFVQVERLARPAINEGLILSNDFLNAFNSIPPSADLSDAAAPVRMEAVATLVAVGNADPAATAAAFLPDVMRIDTTVASPVGTSAFANSLNAVGSPVAGRKLEDDVIDVVLTVVTSGGITTDNVSYAGEPGNIAQGHQLLNGQSSFGTEATFPFLAPAN
- a CDS encoding ferritin-like domain-containing protein, whose amino-acid sequence is MTMDKPFLTDVQTLRKRAREHIMQGAVTPGYKGDRETVIKLLNEALATEIICVLRYKRHYFMASGINAPIAAQEFLEHANDEQTHADQIAKRIVELGGEPNFSPEGLATRSHAEYVEGNTLIEMIKEDLVAERIAIDSYREMVNYMGTNDPTTRRLLEGILGMEEEHADDLVNLIEKIGA
- a CDS encoding tetratricopeptide repeat protein yields the protein MKTPARKKLLIWSTLTFGSLGGLFLGSIFTSQDRPQDWMKYRYSVSATANSAEVELGHYEQKVQAQPGSASHWAGLAAAQRKAGKRSGDGAKLEQARVAAEKSLALLPHFNPAARLVLAQLAQDRHDFPTALALAEQILRESPQNPQAISVKVSSNLALGRTDAAREDAEYLARRFPGLPSLTMRALLALEDGREREALADFEKAIRSEDFGDREGSAWVRSLLGRHYLRQGNLKTARFLLGEALRIQPETPLAMGLLAELEAKAGNLEQAESLYRRAYQILPEPSFRVDLGAALAAAGRRAEAEALWAEAEIQMRLDLETNPYGHRGEMVHLLLNRADPADFPEALRLAEAEAEIRKNRETMETLAWAHEMAASAK